In a genomic window of Phragmites australis chromosome 14, lpPhrAust1.1, whole genome shotgun sequence:
- the LOC133889923 gene encoding uncharacterized GPI-anchored protein At5g19250-like yields MDSRISLLCFLALASSLLHCARSDGSDAQLLKGINSYRSSLKVPALAENKNAACLADQLAKQFKGQQCTNTTGANTVIGTEQQFPDYPKYLDHCHLNASVTEDGQVMPACVPGLVPDVVLTNYTKSQYNRFLNDTKFSGVGIANEGDWVVVVLSTSTSSGDYSPAPPGSNWAASVQPFSQLVLLLVGFVILLMK; encoded by the exons ATGGATTCCAGGATCTCCCTCCTCTGCTTCCTGGCCCTCGCCTCTTCCCTCCTGCACTGCGCCAGATCTGATG GCAGCGACGCTCAGCTCCTCAAGGGCATCAACAGCTACCGATCCTCCCTCAAGGTCCCCGCGCTGGCCGAGAACAAGAACGCGGCGTGCCTGGCCGACCAGCTCGCGAAGCAGTTCAAGGGGCAGCAGTGCACCAACACCACCGGCGCCAACACCGTCATCGGCACCGAGCAGCAGTTCCCGGACTACCCCAAGTACCTCGACCACTGCCACCTCAACGCGTCGGTGACCGAGGACGGCCAGGTGATGCCGGCGTGCGTGCCGGGGCTCGTCCCCGACGTGGTGCTCACCAACTACACCAAGTCGCAGTACAACCGGTTCCTGAACGACACCAAGTTCTCCGGCGTCGGGATCGCCAACGAGGGGGATTGGGTGGTCGTCGTCCTCAGCACCAGCACGAGCTCCGGCGACTACTCCCCGGCTCCGCCGGGCTCGAATTGGGCGGCTTCGGTTCAGCCGTTCAGCCAGCTGGTTCTTTTGTTGGTAGGCTTTGTGATCTTGCTGATGAAGTGA